A region of the Amycolatopsis sp. cg13 genome:
GTCGGCCCGAACGCGTCCCCGAGCAGCGCGCGCAGTTCGCCGTTGAACGACTCGATCACCGGCCGCAGCCGGGCCAGCGTCGCGGTTCCCTCGGCGGTGAGGTCCAGCACCAGCGCCCGGTGCTGCCGCGGATGCGGCTGCCGGACGATCAGCCTGGCGTCGATCAGCCGTCCGGTCATCGCGGTGATCGCGGATTCGCGCTGGCCCAGCTCGGCGGCCAGTTCCCGCTGGGTGAGCCCAGGCTGATCGTGCACCGCGAGCAGCGCGCCGAGCTGCGCGGTCGTCACGCCGCCCGCGGCGAGGCAGCGCCGGTCGCCTTCGACGCGCAGCCGGTGCGCCGCGCTCTGCAGCAGGAAGAAAAGACGTTCGTCGGCGGCCATGCGGGGATCTTGACAGTGATCTCTCCTCGCCGCCATCCTCACTTCACTACTGAAGTACTTCACTACTGAAGTGAGGGCTGGGAATGGACTTGGACTTCGCGCGCGCCGGACTCGCCGCACAACCGTTCAGCGTCCTGCTCGGCGCGCGAGTCGAGGAGTTCGGCGACGGCCGCGCGGTGCTGGAGCTGGATGTCCGCGACGACCTCCGGCAGCAGAACGGGTACCTCCACGGCGGCGTCCTCGCCTACGCCGCGGACAACGCGCTCACCTTCGCGGCCGGAACGGTGCTCGGCCCGCAGCTGCTCACGAGCGGCTTCTCCATCGACTACCTCGTCCCTGCCGACGGCGTGCTGCTGCGCGCGGAAGCAACGGTCGTCCAAGCGAGTCGTTCGCGAGCCACCTGCCGCTGCGATCTGTACACAGTGGACAGAGAAGGAAAGTCGACGCTGTGTGCGGCCGCGCAGGGATCCGCGGTGGTCCGGCGGTCGGCTACTCCCGGGTAAACCAGGCAGTTCGGGGCGGCGTCCGGTTGTCGGCTATCGTCCCGGAATGAACCAGGAAAGCCAAGATCGGCTGACGACAAGGACTTTGGGCCCTGCGCTGCGCCGGAAGGCCGGCCTGGTGCTGCGCCGGGCCGCCGCCCGGCTGCACGATCCGCACACCGACCAGCTCGCCGAACTGCGCGCGGAACTGGAGCGGACGCGCGAAGAACTGCGCTCCGAGGTCGTCCGGCAGGGGGATCGGCTGCTGGACCGCGTGGTCGAGTTCGAAATCCGCAGCCGTCGCGACATCGTGTACGCCGGCGACCAGGACGCGGCGCTGGAGAGCAACGTCTTCGCGCGCGAAAGCCTGGTCGGCGCGCAGCATTTCGGCAGTCCCAAGGAAACGCTGCAGTACGCGCTTTCCCTCGCGCCCACCGGCGGGATGGCGCTGGAGTTCGGGGTCGCGTCCGGCAACACGCTGCGCACCATCACGGCCGCGCGCAACGCGACCGAGGTGTACGGCTTCGATTCGTTCGACGGCCTGCCCGAGGCGTGGCTCAACGGCATGCCCGCCGGTGCCTTCGCCCGCGACGACCTGCCGGACGTGCCGGGAGCCGAACTGGTCGTCGGCCTG
Encoded here:
- a CDS encoding MarR family winged helix-turn-helix transcriptional regulator, whose amino-acid sequence is MAADERLFFLLQSAAHRLRVEGDRRCLAAGGVTTAQLGALLAVHDQPGLTQRELAAELGQRESAITAMTGRLIDARLIVRQPHPRQHRALVLDLTAEGTATLARLRPVIESFNGELRALLGDAFGPTSEALRHLAGWPGPAVVVREGNPE
- a CDS encoding class I SAM-dependent methyltransferase; the protein is MNQESQDRLTTRTLGPALRRKAGLVLRRAAARLHDPHTDQLAELRAELERTREELRSEVVRQGDRLLDRVVEFEIRSRRDIVYAGDQDAALESNVFARESLVGAQHFGSPKETLQYALSLAPTGGMALEFGVASGNTLRTITAARNATEVYGFDSFDGLPEAWLNGMPAGAFARDDLPDVPGAELVVGLFSDSLPGFLEKHPGPVDFLHVDGDLYSSAKTVLDNVGPRLRVGSIVHFDEFFNFPGWKRHEYRAWTEHVEKTGVEFTYEAYTYNDNQVTVRITGGPGLMD
- a CDS encoding PaaI family thioesterase, coding for MDLDFARAGLAAQPFSVLLGARVEEFGDGRAVLELDVRDDLRQQNGYLHGGVLAYAADNALTFAAGTVLGPQLLTSGFSIDYLVPADGVLLRAEATVVQASRSRATCRCDLYTVDREGKSTLCAAAQGSAVVRRSATPG